A single window of Mycolicibacterium aurum DNA harbors:
- a CDS encoding GntR family transcriptional regulator — MSLPKPYLVRTGLDDILATLHEGDPFPPERELALRFGVARETVRQAVHELLVEGRIERRGRGTVVSRPKLVQPLSLKSYTEGAQQMGRSPGRLVVTWEDVTVDPDIAAALGVRSSARVMHLERVLLADGAHIGLESTYLPLHRFGDLRQRFDPTTSLYSAIRAGGVEFGSATERIETVLPSPREAGLLETTTAMPVLLLNRVSLDVDGAPIEVVRALYRGDRVAFEATLTE; from the coding sequence ATGAGCCTTCCCAAGCCCTATCTGGTGCGAACAGGGCTGGACGACATTCTGGCCACGCTGCACGAGGGTGACCCCTTTCCGCCGGAGCGGGAACTGGCGCTCCGGTTCGGTGTCGCCCGGGAGACGGTGCGGCAGGCCGTGCACGAACTGCTCGTCGAAGGCCGGATCGAACGGCGCGGCCGCGGCACCGTGGTGTCGAGGCCCAAGCTGGTTCAGCCCCTGTCGCTGAAGTCCTACACCGAGGGTGCCCAGCAGATGGGCCGATCCCCGGGGCGTCTGGTGGTCACGTGGGAGGACGTCACCGTCGACCCGGATATCGCTGCGGCACTTGGTGTCCGGAGTTCAGCGCGGGTGATGCACCTGGAGCGAGTGCTGTTGGCCGACGGCGCGCACATCGGCCTGGAGAGCACCTACCTGCCTCTGCACAGGTTCGGGGATCTGCGGCAGCGGTTCGACCCGACGACGTCTCTGTACTCGGCGATCCGCGCCGGCGGGGTGGAGTTCGGTTCGGCTACCGAGCGCATCGAGACCGTGCTGCCGTCACCGCGGGAAGCGGGGCTGCTCGAGACGACGACCGCGATGCCGGTGCTGCTGCTCAACCGCGTGTCCCTGGACGTCGATGGCGCCCCGATCGAAGTGGTGCGTGCGCTCTACCGCGGCGACCGGGTGGCGTTCGAAGCCACGCTCACCGAGTGA
- a CDS encoding maleylpyruvate isomerase family mycothiol-dependent enzyme — MTLTASAVWEFVQAERARLTDDLESSTPRDWATPSLCPGWDVHDVLAHLVDSARTSRIRFATRMAFARFDFDADNATGIARERRTDPRETLAAMRAAVPLTRSPIAPRPTRLVEAIVHGEDIRRPLGIAATYAPDAVAAALAYQVKTPTAFGGGRERVDGLRLVATDTEFDMGAGIVVRGRAVDLLLAVSGRAVSAAAFDGPGAAQLAAG; from the coding sequence ATGACACTCACTGCGTCGGCGGTCTGGGAGTTCGTCCAGGCTGAACGGGCACGCCTGACCGACGACCTGGAATCGTCGACGCCCCGGGACTGGGCCACGCCCTCGCTGTGCCCCGGGTGGGATGTCCACGACGTGCTGGCACACCTGGTGGACAGTGCCAGGACGTCGCGGATCCGTTTCGCCACGCGAATGGCGTTCGCGCGCTTCGACTTCGACGCGGACAACGCCACCGGGATCGCCCGGGAGCGACGCACCGATCCTCGCGAGACGCTCGCTGCCATGCGGGCGGCCGTGCCGCTGACCCGTAGCCCGATCGCGCCGCGTCCGACCAGGCTGGTCGAGGCGATCGTGCACGGCGAGGACATCCGGCGCCCGCTGGGGATCGCCGCCACCTATGCCCCCGACGCGGTCGCGGCGGCATTGGCCTACCAGGTCAAGACCCCCACCGCGTTCGGCGGTGGACGTGAGCGGGTGGACGGGCTGCGGCTTGTCGCCACCGACACCGAGTTCGACATGGGTGCCGGCATCGTGGTGCGAGGCCGTGCCGTCGATCTGCTGCTCGCGGTGTCCGGCCGGGCGGTCAGCGCCGCGGCGTTCGACGGACCGGGCGCCGCGCAACTGGCCGCCGGGTAG
- a CDS encoding DUF3072 domain-containing protein: MSENTTQAPQENAEKDPSEWVTGDEPMTGPQRSYLNTLAQEAGVEVPDDATKAHASELIDKLQHETGRGE, encoded by the coding sequence ATGAGTGAAAACACCACACAGGCACCTCAGGAGAACGCGGAGAAGGACCCCTCGGAGTGGGTGACGGGCGACGAGCCGATGACCGGCCCGCAGCGCAGCTACCTGAACACGCTGGCCCAAGAGGCCGGGGTCGAGGTCCCCGACGACGCGACCAAGGCACACGCATCGGAGCTCATCGACAAACTGCAGCACGAGACCGGTCGCGGCGAGTAG
- a CDS encoding pyridoxamine 5'-phosphate oxidase family protein: protein MGKNERAKIVMTDDEITEFIDRSRTATMATVLPSGRPHLVAMWYAVLDGEIWFETKAKSQKAVNLRRDPTITVMIEDGLSYDTLRGVSIDGEAEIHDDPETNLRVGISVWERYTGPYTDEMRPFVDQMMNNRICVRVVPSRLRSWDHRKLGMQGMPISGTTAQYLS from the coding sequence GTGGGTAAGAACGAGCGCGCCAAGATCGTCATGACCGACGACGAGATCACCGAGTTCATCGACCGCAGCCGCACCGCCACGATGGCGACCGTGCTGCCCAGCGGGCGGCCACATCTGGTGGCGATGTGGTACGCCGTGCTCGACGGGGAGATCTGGTTCGAGACGAAGGCCAAGTCGCAGAAGGCCGTCAACCTGCGTCGCGATCCGACGATCACGGTGATGATCGAAGACGGCCTGTCCTACGACACGCTGCGAGGGGTGTCGATCGACGGGGAAGCCGAGATCCACGACGACCCCGAGACCAACCTGCGCGTCGGCATCAGTGTGTGGGAGCGCTACACCGGTCCGTACACCGACGAGATGCGGCCCTTCGTCGACCAGATGATGAACAACCGCATCTGCGTGCGCGTCGTACCGTCTCGGTTGCGCAGCTGGGATCATCGCAAGCTCGGCATGCAGGGTATGCCGATCTCCGGCACCACCGCCCAGTACCTCAGCTGA
- a CDS encoding acyl-CoA thioesterase domain-containing protein — protein sequence MSTRAFFVPDGDAFIPTDWARGPWGQTISGNYVGGLLGHVIERDAGDPELQPARLTVDLFRPAALADPVRIESTVVREGRRLKLVDATMTQSGTVVARANALFLRRGEQPPGPRWSTAVTMPPVPAMPDPVPDDVVTLVWTYGKNGDTPSFGLGAWAHHGPKYIWTRDLGLLVDGTELTPFARAAMAGDMASSLTHFGADGLPFINADYTLTLSRLPDGPYLGLAALTHHSHAGVATGTAVVVDGFGPIGTATATAVVNPGFNPPRAPIS from the coding sequence ATGAGCACCCGCGCATTCTTCGTCCCCGACGGCGACGCGTTCATTCCCACCGACTGGGCGCGCGGCCCGTGGGGGCAGACCATCAGCGGCAACTACGTCGGCGGCCTCCTCGGCCACGTCATCGAGAGAGACGCCGGCGATCCGGAGCTGCAGCCGGCCCGCCTCACCGTCGATCTGTTCCGCCCCGCCGCGCTGGCCGACCCCGTGCGCATCGAGTCGACGGTGGTGCGGGAGGGACGCCGGCTCAAGCTGGTCGACGCCACCATGACCCAGTCCGGCACGGTCGTGGCACGCGCCAACGCGCTGTTCCTGCGCCGCGGGGAACAACCGCCCGGGCCGCGATGGTCGACGGCCGTCACGATGCCGCCCGTCCCGGCAATGCCGGACCCGGTTCCCGACGACGTCGTCACGTTGGTATGGACGTACGGAAAGAACGGCGACACACCGAGTTTCGGGCTCGGTGCCTGGGCACATCACGGGCCCAAGTACATCTGGACGAGAGACCTCGGGCTGCTGGTCGACGGGACCGAGCTCACCCCGTTCGCCCGCGCCGCGATGGCCGGAGACATGGCCAGCTCGCTGACGCACTTCGGCGCCGACGGCCTGCCGTTCATCAACGCCGACTACACACTGACCCTCAGCCGCCTGCCCGACGGGCCGTACCTCGGTTTGGCGGCCCTGACGCACCACAGCCACGCCGGTGTCGCCACCGGCACCGCGGTCGTCGTCGACGGGTTCGGCCCGATCGGCACGGCGACGGCCACCGCGGTGGTGAACCCGGGATTCAATCCGCCGCGGGCGCCGATCAGCTGA
- a CDS encoding GNAT family N-acetyltransferase, whose protein sequence is MTTDKTGAPTEVTAEADRFTISVDGAEAGFTEFIDRATDSGGQRIFPHTEIDEAFGGRGLATILVGEALDATRAAGLRIVPVCSMVAGYIDKHPEFGELVDPITTDVKRALSGH, encoded by the coding sequence ATGACCACCGACAAGACCGGCGCCCCCACCGAGGTCACCGCCGAAGCAGACCGCTTCACGATCTCGGTCGACGGCGCCGAGGCCGGCTTCACCGAGTTCATCGACCGCGCCACCGACTCGGGAGGCCAGCGCATCTTTCCGCACACCGAGATCGACGAGGCGTTCGGCGGACGCGGCCTGGCAACGATTCTCGTGGGTGAGGCGTTGGACGCGACGCGCGCCGCGGGGCTGCGCATCGTGCCGGTGTGCTCGATGGTGGCCGGCTACATCGACAAGCATCCCGAGTTCGGCGAGCTGGTCGATCCGATCACGACCGACGTCAAGCGGGCACTGTCCGGACACTGA
- a CDS encoding pirin family protein, with protein MSNTEAAPAEVDCVASPFDGVLQPREVPLGGPRAIRVRRTLPQRERSLIGAWCFADHYGPHRVRDGAGMDVPPHPHTGLQTVSWLFSGEVEHRDSAGVHAMVRPGELNLMTAGAGICHSEVSTAGTTVLHGAQLWVALPDSARDTGRDFAHHVPTARSAGGVTARVFLGELEGERSPVHTFTPLLGAQLDLDPGVEVTFAVDEAFEHGVLVDQGDVEACGSALAVADLAYQGTGHDRLQLINRGDSPARLLLLGGTPFTEELVMWWNFVGRSHDEIVGFREQWQQHDARFGAVEGYVGRVQHLPAPPLPNATLRPRPAPGV; from the coding sequence ATGAGCAATACGGAGGCTGCCCCCGCCGAAGTCGACTGCGTGGCTTCGCCATTCGACGGAGTGCTGCAGCCGCGTGAGGTGCCGCTCGGCGGCCCGCGCGCCATCCGGGTGCGACGGACCCTGCCCCAGCGGGAGCGGTCGCTGATCGGCGCCTGGTGTTTTGCCGATCACTACGGGCCCCACCGCGTCCGCGACGGTGCGGGGATGGACGTGCCGCCGCATCCCCACACCGGGCTGCAGACCGTCAGCTGGTTGTTCAGCGGCGAGGTGGAACATCGCGACAGCGCCGGAGTGCACGCGATGGTGCGCCCTGGTGAACTGAACCTGATGACCGCGGGCGCGGGGATCTGTCACTCAGAGGTGTCGACAGCCGGCACCACGGTCCTGCACGGCGCGCAGCTGTGGGTGGCTCTGCCCGACTCGGCCCGCGACACTGGCCGCGACTTCGCGCACCACGTGCCCACTGCCCGGTCGGCAGGTGGCGTCACCGCCCGGGTGTTCCTCGGCGAGCTGGAGGGCGAGCGGTCTCCGGTGCACACCTTCACGCCGCTGCTGGGTGCTCAGCTCGATCTCGACCCCGGCGTGGAGGTCACCTTCGCGGTGGACGAGGCGTTCGAACACGGGGTGCTCGTCGACCAGGGCGACGTGGAGGCATGCGGGTCGGCGCTGGCGGTCGCCGACCTCGCCTACCAGGGCACCGGGCACGACCGCCTGCAGCTGATCAACCGCGGAGACAGCCCGGCCCGGCTGCTGCTGCTCGGCGGCACCCCGTTCACCGAGGAGCTGGTGATGTGGTGGAACTTTGTCGGGCGCAGCCACGACGAGATCGTCGGCTTCCGCGAGCAATGGCAACAGCACGACGCCCGCTTCGGTGCGGTCGAGGGCTACGTCGGCCGCGTCCAGCACCTCCCCGCACCACCGCTGCCGAACGCGACGCTGCGTCCCCGCCCGGCACCCGGGGTATAG